From a region of the Brevibacterium siliguriense genome:
- a CDS encoding globin domain-containing protein codes for MQTFLEQYFGGPSTYQEQRGHPRLRMRHFDYPIDFDARDRWLRCMRAALDDVSLPPLYDEMFWDYFQRAATAMVNTNPNIR; via the coding sequence CTGCAGACGTTTCTCGAACAGTACTTCGGCGGGCCGTCGACTTATCAGGAACAGCGAGGCCACCCGCGGCTGCGGATGCGGCATTTCGACTACCCGATCGATTTCGATGCCCGGGACCGCTGGCTGCGCTGCATGCGTGCAGCTCTCGACGATGTGAGCCTGCCGCCGCTGTACGACGAGATGTTCTGGGACTACTTCCAGCGGGCCGCGACCGCAATGGTCAACACGAACCCGAACATCCGCTGA
- a CDS encoding ribose-5-phosphate isomerase, with protein sequence MKVHLGTDHAGFEFKEVLKSHLESAGHEVVDHGAHEFDALDDYPAFCIAAAQAVVDDQSAGVEALGVVIGGSGNGEQMAANLVKGARTALAWNSEISKLARQHNNAQIVAVGARQHPEAEAIAIVDAFLAEPFSGDERHERRIKIMADFEEQGQQAL encoded by the coding sequence ATGAAGGTTCACCTCGGCACCGACCACGCCGGATTCGAATTCAAGGAGGTGCTCAAGTCTCATCTCGAGTCGGCCGGGCACGAAGTCGTCGACCACGGCGCTCATGAATTCGATGCTCTTGATGACTACCCGGCGTTCTGCATCGCTGCGGCACAGGCCGTCGTCGATGATCAGTCCGCTGGAGTTGAAGCGCTCGGCGTCGTGATCGGCGGATCAGGCAACGGCGAGCAGATGGCCGCGAACCTGGTCAAGGGCGCACGCACCGCACTGGCCTGGAACTCGGAGATCTCGAAACTCGCACGTCAGCACAACAACGCTCAGATCGTGGCTGTCGGTGCCCGTCAGCACCCCGAAGCAGAAGCGATCGCCATCGTCGATGCATTCCTGGCCGAGCCCTTCTCCGGCGATGAGCGCCACGAACGACGCATCAAGATCATGGCCGACTTTGAGGAGCAGGGCCAGCAGGCTCTGTGA
- a CDS encoding mechanosensitive ion channel family protein: MGAFLLGAPLKITVIIIGAIVVNLVIRLFIRRFTTAVAKGTVGSEKAESAGRTKFSATALEAQRTGIDEQTIKERRAQRAKTVGRMLSSVTTILVSVIAVLMILDALSFNIAPILASAGIAGVAIAFGAQELVRDYLSGFFIVIEDQYGIGDTVDLGEAVGEVEDVGLRRTQIRDLTGTLWHVRNGEILRVGNLSQGWARAVLDIPIDYRTSMDEYREMTEDITRTLRKDPELSKAMLEDPEIAGVQSLSGSHRVIRTMVKTKPNLQWMVERAFRAELMTQLAKRGGQIGMVQETVLRTLPAKEEAMAPAADPDSENPSPLPSDQEIRSTVQEDSPSEGSSDDADN; encoded by the coding sequence TTGGGGGCATTCCTCCTCGGCGCTCCGCTGAAGATCACCGTCATCATCATCGGCGCCATCGTCGTCAACCTCGTCATCCGGCTCTTCATCCGACGGTTCACCACCGCAGTCGCCAAGGGCACCGTCGGCAGCGAGAAGGCCGAAAGCGCTGGCCGAACGAAATTCTCCGCGACTGCCCTCGAAGCCCAACGTACCGGGATCGACGAGCAGACGATCAAGGAACGCCGTGCCCAGCGGGCGAAGACCGTGGGACGGATGCTCTCGTCGGTGACGACGATCCTCGTCAGTGTCATCGCGGTGCTCATGATCCTCGATGCCCTGAGCTTCAACATCGCGCCGATCCTCGCTTCTGCGGGAATCGCCGGTGTCGCCATCGCCTTCGGCGCTCAGGAGCTCGTCCGCGACTACTTGTCGGGCTTCTTCATCGTCATCGAAGACCAGTACGGAATCGGTGACACAGTCGACCTCGGCGAGGCCGTCGGCGAGGTCGAGGACGTCGGCCTGCGCCGCACCCAGATCCGTGACCTCACCGGCACCCTCTGGCATGTGCGCAACGGCGAGATCCTGCGTGTGGGCAACCTGTCCCAGGGTTGGGCACGCGCCGTCCTCGATATCCCCATCGACTACCGGACCTCGATGGACGAATACCGCGAGATGACCGAGGACATCACGCGAACCCTGCGGAAGGATCCCGAGCTGTCGAAGGCGATGCTCGAAGATCCGGAGATCGCTGGCGTCCAGTCCCTGTCTGGCTCCCACCGCGTCATCCGCACCATGGTGAAGACCAAACCGAACCTGCAGTGGATGGTCGAGCGTGCCTTCCGAGCCGAGCTGATGACCCAACTGGCAAAGCGCGGCGGTCAGATCGGTATGGTGCAGGAGACGGTTCTGCGCACCCTGCCGGCCAAGGAGGAGGCGATGGCTCCCGCAGCCGACCCGGACTCCGAGAATCCCTCGCCGCTGCCCAGTGACCAGGAGATCCGCAGCACCGTACAGGAAGACTCCCCCAGTGAAGGATCGAGTGATGACGCAGACAACTGA
- a CDS encoding glycoside hydrolase family 15 protein — MSGLADPGPERRQQEFLDACEPWLRALPADRRDLAISALLDLWVLSDELPATVAGWSGPWRYVWPRDAAFSAIALARIGRPDLAWSQLLFLQSAQAVDGSFAARVDPSSGMAPDDRESQFDSLGLVLWAISDVNAVSAATAGSFDLGALDDLLRRTTRRLLDLTALGHRLPPVGPDYWEVGESQVSLGLAGPTLVGMNSLTALTKADPELWGRLGGDPEAVRRAADDYRATFTRTFEANGMQRYPTSGGCDSAIAYLPAAGLVPNAADGIYALEPELLGEVWNRLEQPAGGIKPGHGWIIDRSSWTPSTSLMGLGFARLGQVEKAESILDWLSAHRTSAGSLPEKISAEGAPVSVAPLSWTAANVIITLDELYVHRGGAGS, encoded by the coding sequence ATGTCGGGCCTCGCCGATCCTGGCCCGGAGCGGAGGCAGCAGGAGTTCCTTGACGCCTGTGAACCCTGGCTCAGGGCACTGCCGGCCGACCGTCGGGATCTGGCGATCTCTGCTCTGCTCGACCTGTGGGTGCTCAGCGACGAACTGCCTGCCACGGTCGCCGGATGGTCCGGCCCGTGGCGGTATGTCTGGCCCCGCGACGCTGCCTTCTCCGCAATCGCTCTGGCTCGAATCGGTCGGCCGGACTTGGCGTGGAGCCAGCTTCTCTTCCTTCAGTCCGCGCAGGCGGTCGACGGCTCATTCGCCGCCCGCGTCGACCCATCATCCGGCATGGCGCCGGATGACCGCGAATCGCAGTTCGACTCCCTCGGTCTCGTCCTCTGGGCGATCTCCGACGTCAATGCGGTATCCGCAGCGACAGCAGGGTCGTTCGACCTCGGTGCCCTTGACGATCTGCTGCGACGGACCACGCGGCGTCTCTTAGACCTCACCGCTCTCGGTCACCGTCTGCCTCCCGTCGGCCCGGACTATTGGGAGGTCGGAGAATCGCAGGTCTCGCTCGGTTTGGCCGGTCCGACCCTGGTCGGGATGAACTCGCTCACAGCACTGACGAAGGCGGATCCGGAACTGTGGGGCCGCCTCGGCGGTGATCCGGAAGCCGTCCGGCGTGCGGCGGATGACTATCGTGCGACGTTCACTCGGACCTTCGAGGCCAATGGGATGCAGCGTTACCCGACCTCGGGCGGGTGCGATTCGGCGATCGCCTACCTGCCCGCCGCCGGACTCGTGCCTAATGCGGCGGACGGGATCTACGCACTCGAACCTGAGCTCCTCGGCGAGGTCTGGAACCGTCTCGAACAGCCGGCAGGAGGGATCAAACCCGGGCATGGGTGGATCATCGACCGCTCCAGCTGGACCCCGTCGACCTCGCTCATGGGACTCGGTTTCGCCCGACTCGGGCAGGTGGAGAAGGCCGAGTCGATCCTCGACTGGCTCTCCGCGCACCGCACCAGCGCCGGTTCGCTGCCGGAGAAGATCAGCGCCGAGGGCGCCCCGGTCTCAGTGGCCCCGCTGTCGTGGACGGCGGCCAACGTCATCATCACCCTCGACGAGCTCTATGTGCACCGCGGTGGAGCGGGTTCGTGA
- a CDS encoding mycothiol-dependent nitroreductase Rv2466c family protein — translation MSRETLDLWFDTACPWAWMTSRWGLEVAKVRNVDVKFHPMSLNFLNRDKDISEDYRALMNRALAPMRIVTAAIAEHGDDVAEPLYTAIGTRIHPGGENDFEKAVSEALAEVGLPADLMKYGETDDYDAQLQASHDEALSLVGDDVGTPICRVAGTAFFGPVVTPAPKGEDAGRLFDGVLAVASTPGFFELKRTRDQGPNFD, via the coding sequence GTGAGCAGAGAAACACTCGACCTGTGGTTCGACACGGCCTGCCCGTGGGCTTGGATGACCTCCCGCTGGGGACTCGAAGTGGCCAAGGTCCGCAACGTCGACGTGAAGTTCCATCCGATGAGCCTGAACTTCCTCAACCGGGACAAGGACATTTCCGAGGACTACCGCGCACTGATGAACCGGGCCCTGGCCCCGATGCGCATCGTGACCGCGGCGATCGCCGAACACGGGGATGACGTCGCCGAGCCGCTCTACACCGCGATCGGCACTCGCATCCACCCGGGCGGAGAGAACGACTTCGAGAAGGCTGTGTCCGAGGCCCTCGCCGAGGTGGGACTGCCTGCCGATCTCATGAAGTACGGCGAGACCGACGACTATGACGCACAGCTTCAGGCTTCTCACGACGAGGCTCTGTCGCTGGTCGGCGACGATGTCGGCACACCGATCTGCCGCGTTGCCGGAACCGCATTCTTCGGTCCTGTCGTCACTCCCGCTCCGAAGGGAGAGGACGCCGGACGGCTCTTCGACGGAGTCCTCGCAGTCGCCTCGACGCCCGGATTCTTCGAACTCAAGCGCACGCGCGACCAGGGCCCGAACTTCGACTGA
- a CDS encoding alcohol dehydrogenase catalytic domain-containing protein, translated as MKIHGAVLREMKRPRPFAGSQPISIETLELDEPGPGEVLIRMTAAGVCHSDLSVVDGSRPRPLPMLLGHEGAGVVEKLGDGVDDLEIGQQVVTVFLPRCGECANCRTDGKLPCTPGSATNGAGTLPFDGHKVRLHDDSGAEVLHHLGASVFSTHAVLNRASVVPVDEDVPASIAAVLGCAVLTGGGAVLNAGRPGPEDEVMIVGLGGVGMAALITALSIETAGVIGVDANPDKLVRAKELGAVEVFTPEQLGERKAPVVIECVGHPRAFETAFRATAVGGTTVTVGLPAPDAQSSITPVTLTAEARTVIGSYLGSAVPSRDIPVYARLWREGKLPVEELISDTITLSELNEAFDALSDGTVIRQVIDFEA; from the coding sequence GTGAAGATCCACGGCGCCGTGCTGCGGGAGATGAAGCGGCCGAGGCCCTTCGCCGGTTCGCAGCCGATCTCGATCGAGACTCTCGAGCTCGATGAGCCGGGCCCAGGTGAGGTGCTCATCCGGATGACGGCCGCCGGGGTCTGCCACTCGGATCTCTCCGTCGTTGACGGAAGCCGTCCCCGCCCGCTGCCGATGCTGCTCGGTCATGAAGGGGCGGGAGTCGTCGAGAAGCTCGGCGACGGTGTCGATGACCTCGAGATCGGCCAGCAGGTTGTCACAGTGTTCCTTCCTCGCTGCGGGGAGTGTGCGAACTGCCGAACCGACGGCAAACTGCCCTGCACTCCGGGCAGTGCGACGAACGGTGCCGGAACCCTGCCGTTCGACGGTCATAAGGTGCGTCTCCACGACGACTCCGGCGCCGAGGTGCTCCACCACCTCGGCGCGTCCGTGTTCTCAACTCATGCGGTTCTCAACCGCGCATCCGTCGTTCCCGTCGACGAGGATGTCCCCGCCTCCATCGCCGCTGTGCTCGGCTGCGCCGTGCTCACCGGTGGGGGAGCGGTCCTCAATGCCGGACGTCCCGGGCCGGAAGACGAAGTGATGATCGTAGGCCTCGGCGGGGTGGGAATGGCTGCACTCATCACCGCGCTGTCCATCGAAACTGCCGGAGTCATCGGCGTCGACGCGAACCCGGACAAACTCGTGCGGGCGAAGGAACTCGGTGCCGTCGAAGTCTTCACTCCCGAACAGCTGGGGGAGAGGAAGGCCCCGGTCGTCATCGAGTGCGTGGGGCATCCCCGTGCCTTCGAGACCGCGTTCAGGGCCACCGCCGTCGGCGGGACGACCGTGACTGTGGGACTTCCCGCACCGGATGCGCAGTCGAGCATCACCCCGGTGACCCTGACCGCCGAGGCGCGGACCGTGATCGGCTCATATCTCGGGTCCGCGGTGCCGAGCCGAGACATCCCCGTCTACGCCCGACTGTGGCGGGAGGGCAAACTGCCCGTCGAGGAGCTCATCTCCGACACGATCACACTGAGTGAGCTCAACGAGGCATTCGACGCCCTTTCCGACGGAACGGTCATTCGCCAGGTCATCGACTTCGAGGCGTAA
- a CDS encoding acyl-CoA thioesterase has protein sequence MGSMHSGATNPLLEEFTRVLLELRWGDMDAYGHVNNVTQLKLLEEARVRALGSPTHSSDAPTTPGQHGVTETVSGVEMPTVFADASATTELLVASHAIEYRAPIPYRTGPIAVDLVISEVSAASVTVGYVICEPDGSRTYTVAETIVVFIDIASGRPRRLSEVETEAMESVLGTPVPLRRTRR, from the coding sequence ATGGGAAGCATGCACTCAGGCGCCACCAACCCCCTTCTCGAAGAATTCACCCGTGTACTTCTGGAACTGAGATGGGGTGATATGGACGCATACGGCCACGTCAACAACGTCACTCAGCTCAAACTCCTGGAAGAGGCACGTGTCCGTGCCCTCGGCTCACCCACCCACAGTTCAGATGCACCGACCACGCCCGGGCAGCATGGAGTGACGGAGACGGTCAGCGGGGTGGAGATGCCGACGGTCTTCGCCGATGCCTCGGCGACGACGGAGCTGCTCGTGGCCTCCCATGCGATCGAATACCGCGCCCCGATTCCCTATCGCACCGGACCCATCGCCGTCGATCTCGTCATCAGCGAGGTCAGCGCCGCCTCGGTGACTGTGGGATACGTCATCTGCGAGCCCGACGGTTCGCGCACATACACGGTCGCCGAGACGATCGTCGTCTTCATCGACATCGCCAGCGGTCGACCACGTCGCCTCAGCGAAGTCGAGACCGAAGCGATGGAATCGGTGCTCGGCACGCCTGTTCCGCTGCGGAGGACCCGCCGATGA
- the tig gene encoding trigger factor: MKSSVEQLDPTRVKISVEVPYAELKPSVDEAYKTIGAQVTVPGFRKGKVPARIIDQRIGRPAVIQEAVNNGLDDFYRNAVEEHDLKPMGQPEVEISEVPGLDGTEDGDLGFTVEVDVRPEVELPAYDTINIEVDPIEVTDADVDAELEQLRTRFGTLVAVDRPAAKDDFVTLDLVATIGDEEIDTASDISYQVGAGTMLEGMDEALDGLSAGETTTFETTFAGGEHAGEQGTVKITLGAVKERELPEADDDFAQLASEFDTIDELREDLREQAGKSKETEQGVQARDKVLEHLIETLDVPVPAKIVTDEVERHLESENRSDDDEHRKEVTEETERNLRTQFILDAVSEAENVEVSQPELIEYLISASQQYGMNPNEFAQMLDSSGQVNALVGEVSRRKALAAVLAGATVKDTAGNVVDMEAFTSAGDDAEDADADAQSADAADEAPAEAAEEN, translated from the coding sequence GTGAAGAGCTCCGTCGAGCAACTCGACCCCACCCGGGTCAAGATCAGCGTGGAAGTCCCATACGCCGAACTCAAACCGAGCGTCGACGAGGCATACAAAACCATCGGTGCCCAGGTCACCGTCCCCGGTTTCCGTAAGGGCAAGGTCCCCGCGCGCATCATCGATCAGCGCATCGGCCGTCCGGCCGTGATCCAGGAAGCGGTCAACAACGGTCTTGATGACTTCTACCGCAACGCGGTCGAAGAGCACGACCTCAAGCCGATGGGCCAGCCCGAGGTCGAGATCTCAGAAGTTCCCGGTCTCGACGGAACCGAAGACGGTGATCTGGGCTTCACCGTCGAGGTTGACGTGCGTCCCGAGGTCGAACTGCCTGCCTACGACACAATCAACATCGAAGTCGACCCCATCGAGGTCACCGATGCCGATGTGGATGCCGAGCTCGAGCAGCTGCGCACCCGCTTCGGAACCCTGGTCGCCGTCGATCGCCCCGCCGCCAAGGATGACTTCGTCACCCTCGACCTCGTCGCCACCATCGGTGACGAAGAGATCGACACCGCTTCCGACATCTCGTACCAGGTCGGTGCTGGAACCATGCTCGAAGGCATGGACGAGGCCCTCGACGGACTCTCCGCCGGTGAGACCACGACCTTCGAGACCACCTTCGCAGGCGGCGAGCACGCAGGCGAGCAGGGCACCGTGAAGATCACCCTGGGCGCTGTCAAGGAACGCGAACTGCCCGAGGCCGACGACGACTTCGCTCAGCTGGCCAGCGAGTTCGACACGATCGACGAGCTGCGTGAGGACCTGCGCGAGCAGGCCGGCAAGTCCAAGGAGACCGAGCAGGGCGTGCAGGCACGCGACAAGGTCCTCGAGCACCTCATCGAGACCCTCGACGTCCCGGTCCCGGCCAAGATCGTCACCGACGAGGTCGAGCGTCACCTCGAATCCGAGAATCGTTCGGATGATGACGAGCACCGCAAGGAGGTCACCGAGGAGACCGAGCGCAACCTGCGCACCCAGTTCATCCTCGATGCCGTCTCCGAAGCCGAGAACGTCGAGGTCAGCCAGCCCGAACTCATCGAGTACCTGATATCCGCTTCGCAGCAGTACGGGATGAACCCCAACGAGTTCGCCCAGATGCTCGACAGCTCCGGCCAGGTCAACGCCCTCGTCGGAGAGGTCTCGCGCCGCAAGGCCCTGGCCGCCGTCCTCGCGGGTGCCACGGTCAAGGACACCGCCGGAAACGTCGTCGACATGGAGGCCTTCACCTCGGCCGGGGACGACGCCGAGGATGCCGACGCTGACGCGCAGAGCGCGGATGCCGCAGACGAAGCACCTGCAGAGGCTGCCGAAGAGAACTGA
- a CDS encoding ATP-dependent Clp protease proteolytic subunit — MTAPVGLDAGGGMGLDDHIFNRLLKERIIWLGSEVRDDNANAICAQMMLLAAEDPEADISLYINSPGGSVTAGMAIYDTMQYIKPDVSTVAMGMAASMGQFLLSSGTPGKRYATPHARILMHQPLGGIGGTATDIKIQAELILHMKKQMAELTAQQTGKSLEQILKDNDRDHWFTAEEALEYGFIDKMVTRASDVENN; from the coding sequence ATGACAGCTCCCGTCGGCCTCGACGCCGGTGGGGGAATGGGTCTGGACGACCACATCTTCAATCGTCTTCTCAAGGAGCGCATCATCTGGCTCGGTTCGGAGGTGCGTGACGACAACGCCAACGCCATCTGCGCGCAGATGATGCTGCTTGCCGCCGAGGACCCCGAAGCGGACATCTCGCTCTACATCAACTCGCCCGGCGGATCCGTCACCGCCGGTATGGCCATCTACGACACGATGCAGTACATCAAGCCCGATGTCTCGACCGTGGCCATGGGCATGGCCGCCTCGATGGGTCAGTTCCTGCTGTCCTCGGGCACCCCGGGCAAGCGCTACGCGACCCCGCACGCCCGCATCCTCATGCACCAGCCGCTGGGCGGCATCGGCGGTACGGCCACGGACATCAAGATCCAGGCCGAACTGATCCTGCACATGAAGAAGCAGATGGCGGAACTGACCGCTCAGCAGACCGGCAAGTCGCTCGAGCAGATCCTCAAGGACAACGACCGCGACCACTGGTTCACCGCCGAAGAAGCGCTCGAATACGGCTTCATCGACAAGATGGTCACCCGCGCGTCCGACGTCGAGAACAACTGA
- the pepN gene encoding aminopeptidase N — protein sequence MPQHNLTRDEARERSANVDVSSYEHTLILTGVGESFRVRSRIRFTAAADSTTFIDAITASVERVRLNGTDLDLAEVVAPARITLPGLAAENELIVDAHFSYMNTGEGLHRFVDPIDDEVYLYSQFEVPDARRVFPVFEQPDIKSPYSFTVVAPEKWTVVSNSPTPTPSDPKETFAELGEAPQPGMAVWQFAPTTPISSYITAIIAGPYESVHSQLTSSDGSVVPLGLYCRASLLEHLDAEKLFRITKAGFEFFEREFGVSYPFEKYDQLFVPEFNAGAMENAGAVTILENYVFRSRPTEALVERRTVTVLHELAHMWFGDLVTMRWWNDLWLNESFAEFMSTLATAEATEFADAWTTFATIEKSWAYRQDQLPSTHPIVAPIEDLADVEVNFDGITYAKGASVLKQLVAWVGRDEFFSGLKSYFDKHAWSNTELSDLLSELEATSGRDLESWSKLWLEESGVNLLEVVVTKESGQATAETSETTGQTISALQVTQKPWSIPGQPTPSLRPHRLAIGFYSDNGQGRLQRTHSFPLDIDGESAEVTEAQGLPLPDVIVVNDADLSYAKVRFDSRSMETAAHRLGDFDDSLTQLLVLATLWDEVRDGERPVHDYLNTVLTHLAAITHSSGLLTQMRQLDTAVASFLPPQERETKHAEVADRFIELLETIEEGTDQTFQFVRGFIRHATTPEQLDRLKSWLRPETERVYGIALDTDLTWEIIIGLCANNAVDDSTVAQMSRQDPSATGVRHAATARASRPTSASKSQTFIRIVDDVDLPNSELGALALGFGSGLQKNSGDLVAAEAPLRSFADEYFARVAGWWETRTLEMAQTMTLRLYPPVSSATVEATSRWLDDHPSAPKGLVRLMRENLADAKRALQAQRVSSASKGSLNLHS from the coding sequence GTGCCGCAACACAATCTCACCCGCGACGAAGCACGCGAACGTTCAGCAAACGTGGACGTCTCGAGCTACGAGCACACCCTGATCCTCACAGGAGTTGGTGAGAGTTTCCGCGTCCGCTCACGCATCCGCTTCACTGCAGCTGCGGATTCGACGACATTCATCGACGCCATCACCGCCAGCGTCGAGCGCGTCCGTCTCAACGGCACCGACCTCGACCTCGCAGAGGTGGTCGCACCGGCTCGCATCACCCTTCCCGGCCTCGCCGCTGAGAACGAACTCATCGTCGACGCCCATTTCTCCTATATGAATACCGGTGAGGGCCTGCACCGTTTCGTCGACCCGATCGATGACGAGGTCTACCTCTACTCCCAGTTCGAGGTCCCCGATGCGCGCCGGGTCTTCCCCGTCTTCGAACAGCCGGATATCAAGTCTCCGTACTCCTTCACCGTCGTGGCACCGGAGAAGTGGACCGTCGTCTCGAACTCCCCCACTCCGACGCCGAGCGATCCGAAGGAGACCTTCGCCGAGCTCGGAGAGGCTCCACAACCGGGCATGGCCGTGTGGCAGTTCGCTCCCACCACGCCGATCTCGTCGTACATCACCGCGATCATCGCCGGTCCCTATGAATCCGTGCATTCGCAGCTGACGTCCTCCGACGGGTCGGTCGTGCCCCTAGGTCTGTACTGCCGTGCCTCGCTGCTCGAGCACCTCGATGCGGAGAAGCTGTTCCGGATCACGAAGGCCGGTTTCGAGTTCTTCGAACGCGAATTCGGCGTCTCCTACCCGTTCGAGAAATACGATCAGCTCTTCGTCCCCGAGTTCAACGCCGGCGCGATGGAGAATGCCGGAGCTGTGACGATCCTCGAGAACTATGTGTTCCGCTCCCGTCCCACCGAGGCTCTGGTCGAGCGCCGGACGGTCACGGTCCTCCACGAGCTGGCTCATATGTGGTTCGGTGACCTCGTGACCATGCGCTGGTGGAACGATCTGTGGCTCAACGAATCATTCGCCGAGTTCATGTCGACGCTGGCAACAGCTGAGGCGACGGAGTTCGCCGATGCGTGGACGACGTTCGCCACAATCGAGAAATCCTGGGCGTACCGTCAGGATCAGCTGCCGAGCACACACCCGATCGTCGCTCCGATTGAGGACCTCGCCGATGTCGAGGTCAACTTCGACGGAATCACCTACGCGAAGGGTGCCTCGGTGCTCAAGCAGCTCGTCGCCTGGGTCGGTCGCGACGAATTCTTCTCCGGCCTCAAGAGCTACTTCGACAAGCATGCATGGTCGAACACCGAACTCTCCGATCTCCTCAGCGAACTCGAGGCCACCTCGGGCCGCGATCTGGAGAGCTGGTCGAAGCTGTGGCTGGAGGAATCCGGGGTCAACCTCCTCGAAGTCGTCGTCACCAAAGAGTCAGGTCAGGCAACAGCGGAGACGTCGGAGACGACCGGTCAGACGATCTCGGCCCTGCAGGTGACTCAGAAGCCCTGGTCGATCCCGGGCCAGCCCACTCCGTCGCTGCGACCGCACCGGCTGGCCATCGGCTTCTACTCGGACAACGGACAGGGACGCCTTCAGCGCACTCACTCGTTCCCCCTCGACATCGACGGCGAATCCGCGGAGGTCACCGAGGCCCAGGGACTGCCCCTGCCCGATGTCATCGTGGTCAACGACGCCGACCTCAGCTATGCGAAGGTCCGCTTCGACTCACGCAGCATGGAGACAGCGGCTCACCGACTGGGCGATTTCGATGATTCGCTCACTCAGCTGCTCGTTCTGGCCACCCTGTGGGATGAGGTCCGAGACGGTGAACGCCCCGTCCACGACTACCTCAACACGGTGCTCACCCACCTGGCAGCCATCACCCATTCCTCCGGCCTGCTCACGCAGATGCGCCAGCTCGATACCGCCGTCGCCTCCTTTCTGCCTCCGCAGGAGCGGGAGACGAAGCACGCCGAGGTGGCCGACCGTTTCATCGAACTGCTCGAGACGATCGAGGAGGGAACGGATCAGACCTTCCAATTCGTGCGCGGATTCATCCGCCATGCGACCACGCCCGAACAGCTCGACCGCCTGAAGTCCTGGCTGCGGCCCGAGACGGAACGCGTCTACGGGATCGCCCTGGACACCGACCTGACGTGGGAGATCATCATCGGGCTGTGCGCGAACAACGCCGTCGACGATTCGACCGTGGCACAGATGAGCCGACAGGATCCCAGCGCCACCGGTGTGCGCCACGCCGCGACCGCACGCGCCTCCAGACCCACCTCGGCGTCGAAGTCGCAGACCTTCATCCGCATCGTCGACGACGTCGATCTTCCCAACTCCGAGCTGGGAGCACTCGCCCTGGGATTCGGTTCGGGTCTGCAGAAGAACTCCGGGGACCTCGTCGCCGCCGAAGCACCGCTGAGGTCGTTCGCCGATGAGTACTTCGCCCGAGTCGCCGGTTGGTGGGAGACACGCACGCTGGAGATGGCACAGACGATGACTCTGCGACTCTATCCGCCAGTGAGTTCAGCCACAGTCGAAGCCACTTCGCGGTGGCTCGACGATCACCCTTCAGCACCGAAGGGCCTGGTGCGGCTGATGCGGGAGAACCTCGCCGATGCGAAGCGCGCTCTTCAGGCTCAGCGTGTGTCCAGCGCTTCCAAGGGATCATTGAATCTTCACAGCTAG